A window of Rosa rugosa chromosome 7, drRosRugo1.1, whole genome shotgun sequence genomic DNA:
TGAGCATGAGTAGCCTCTAAGTGGTGGCTTAATGATTCCTACGAAAAATGttaagttgcttgaatttcttactCTAAACTTAATGCATGTGTCGTGAGTTTTATTACTGTAAGAGGGCCATGTGTTAGGCTTGCGGTTCATAGCCCACTTGTGTTTTAATGAAATATAAATGGGATTAAGGCTGTGTAATTTAACTTAGCTTTACCAAAGTTTGTTGAATTGCATGattagttggtttcttggtaaCTTCACCAAAGCACTAAAGGGAAATTTGTCAAAGCATTGTTATCATATCAAATATGGATTACATTTTGGgtgccgtgaccacttacccaattttagcctaaaaattgctcacttactccactaagagttttttaaccccatttaccaaatccaacagtgtttgacagtattgccctcatactctctctctctccagccggACGGCCAGATCCCGTCTCCGAACAATCAAGTCCCAAATCTGGGATGAGGCTTCGGTGAACGAAGCCATCCTCGAATCCTTGGAGTCGATCGAGGTTTTGGACCGCAGCCAAGGGATTCCGATCATGGATTCCAGATCCCGAGTCAGCGAAGGAGGAGGAGTCGGACGTGCCTCGAAGCCTCCCCAATCAAAGCCCAACCCCATTTCCACCTCAAAGTCCTCGTCAACTTCCAAGCCTTCGCCTTAGAGAACCCAGAGCCTCGATCAGAAGAGACCCAAATTGCTGGCCTCACACTctggtgggtgcccagagcaattttCTGGGTGAGcagagcacttttttttttttggtatactgtGAGCTTCCGGAATGGggaagggaaaaaaagaaaaaaaaaagtgaatgtgtacaattgaacatataagttgatcaattgtgtctgtagtgtattcattttggttttgggagtttatgcaatccacttgagggcaataatatgattattgggagcaataataagattattggaaggcaataataagattactgaggggcaataaaatgtttattggggcaataatatgattattgggagcaataataagattattggaaggcaataataagattactgaggggcaataaaatgtttattggggcaataataagattattgggggttattaattggggcaataataagattattggggggcaataataacattatttatttggataaacctctgaaagctttcaaaattaaaaacatcttcatttttcactaatcattgatccccaataaacttgttattggggagcaataatatgattattggggggcaataatatgattattggggggcaataatatgattattggggggcaataatatgattactgggtattattggggggcaataaaatcagacgccggaatccagtCACTAGTCtggtagccggattcgggattccggtgaccggtcgccggagtccccggccggccactggtcaccggagtccggcaaggtctccgatgacttctatcactaagtgacaaagaaggagagggcaaaattgtcccaaaaataaaattaaaaaatacttaattgggtattagggaaataatctcttagagtgtttgggtaagtgggcaatctcttagagtgtttgggtaagtcggcaattcttagagtgttttggtaagtgggcaatttttaagctaaaattgggtaaatgatcatttccccttacattttgtgcatgagtaaggttaggtgtgatgcctaagtCTCTACTCCTCTCATTGATTTAGTCTCTACACTTTTATTAGCTTAGTATGTTTTTGTGCAACTTagcttatttttttaaaattgaaATCAACCAAGCCGTTCACTACCACAATTGTTAATACTATCCGGATCCTCATGATCTTTAGCTTCCAAAGGGCTAAGGTACGATTGTGAACTTGTAAAAAGGTAGACTTACATGCTTTTTATAGGTTTCTTTTCATGGTGATCTAGgtagggtagagttactcaatcacttgggtacgatactctcactttccctttactagctaaaacttgacctcctatacttggGAGTGGGGCACATCATTCATAAATTGTATACATAATTTATACTCAAGGATGTCCCCGATCAGAACTCTCCACTAAgtatatgtattctaacaaccACCAATTATCAAAGAGTATACaattggctactccatttgcttttaCAAAgtagtgacataacggaaagattacTCTATCACAAAGAAGCataattacaaatagcacagctttcctactatgttgccgcacggataCAAATTCAGTGACACTTCATTTCATCCTACCACTAAGAGGTTGTGTCCATTTGGTCAAGTAAATGGCTCGCCACCTTGCTAGCCAGAGAAGGCACACTAAGTGCCATCATATAGAGATGGGGACGTATTGCTGGCATAAAGCCGCATCTAATTaaacataaaaaagaaataaaacataaaatataaaataaaaatagtttGAGACCCAAGCCCATGTCCAAGACAAAAAACCTCCCAGTGCCAGCCGAGAATGCAGACCACCTGTGTCACTGTGCCAACATCTCGCACGCAGAGTCTCCGCCGTCCCACCATTGGCGGCATACCTACCGCTCCGAGCAGACGCCAGCTGTCTGTCCAACCTTCCGTCTTCCCCAACATGTCAGCAAGTGTCGCCACCCCTTCCAACCACTCCCTTCCCCCAAACGGCTCTAAACAACCCAAGTCTGATGGAAGTCCAGTCTGATCTTAGCCATTCAGATCCCATCCCCACCTCCACCTTCTCGTCACCACCAGGCGACCATACCTCCCATCGTCGGCACTCCTCCCTTAGGGAGATCGACACCAGCCCCGCTTGTCAGCCGTGTAACTCACGTTGCTCTTCCCTGACATGACCTCCGTGTGATCTGGACAACAAGCTACCACACTACCTTCACTCCGAGTGGATATCCATATAAAACCGGACACTCGGTCCATTTTAGCCCATTCGACAATGCTGCCATGAGGGCGTGCTGTCAGACATGTCATATACTCTTGACAGAGGATGcctagggttttgagagagaAGTTCTCGACATTAGAGAGAGTTTTCTTATTCTGATTGCCAACTTTATGTTGTAATAATAATTTGGTATATGAGATTTGGGATTGAGacccctttattttattttattttgcgGGAGTTTGTTATTTTGAAGAGAGCATATACGCTCATTGGAGTTGTGATTGTTGGCATTTCCAAAAGTGTAGATTTTGCTTCCACAGGTTTTGAGCAATCTATTTTAGAAGTGATTCTACCGAACTTTTAGTTACATGTGTGACGTGGCGGGCCGACCACAAGGTGATTTGGGACAAAATTATGTAAAAATGTGTTTTGGAGTAACATATTTTTTGAATCGGCCCGAGGGGTAATAATATCATtaatcacaagccagaataggccgttacatacccttccgctaccatttaaggacataggcagacaagaagatagtggtagtacccacagtggtacatagaaatagacctactcattagacattaaatacgtagaggtaacgaggatcctccattggtactacgccagaggcgctagagatctaggttcctaatacaagaaacaTATGTACGTGATACAGTAAGTAACATATGTACGTGATACACTAAGTAAAATTTATCTATAAAGAATAGAAAAGAATATGAGGcttaaaaagaaatgaaaaaaaaaaaaaaaaaagccgtAAGAGAAAGTGTCCCCTAAACTTTgccacaaaaaaacaaaaagaaaaaagcccACAAGAAGAAGCCACGGAGTGTTCGGACGCTCTGAAACTTTGAAGCTTATAAAGTAGTTGGCCATTGAGAACACTTTGGTTTTTCCATGTTCAACAACAGcgataaaaatttcaaacctAGAACATTTCTAAACATTGTGAATGAGGGTTAACTGATAAATCTAAAAGGTAAAAGTGTAAAACAAGGATGAGCGACATATGAAATTTGAATGATAAAGACTATTTGTCTCTTCTCGGTGTATCAAAAAGGACTCAAATCCTTGAGATTTGCAGCGGAACAATTGCTTCGAGCACTTCATCGCCAACATAAGCACACTGCAACTTTTCCAATCTACCAAGTTTCTCCAAGAGATGATTCTGACAGTTTTCAGCTGCCATTAATCCTGCTGCATAAGCCCCATGTACTGATCCTTGATGATCCATGCTAACAGCTTCCCCTCCAAAGAAAAGGTTACCCAAAGGTGCTCGAAGCCTCTCGTATACATCTGCTGGCTTTCCAACCAAATCCAAAGAGTAACATCCAAGGGAATTCAGGTCTGTTCCCCAATGTGATACAAGATATTGAACCTGTTACACGACCAACCAAATGTAAGTTCATGAGTTCGACATCAATCAACTACTGATCACCATTATGCTGCCCAATTATATCATATCCTGGATTAATCGTGGACAAAGAATGTCCTTCTACACTTACAACTCTCAGCCACCATAGACAGTTCTAGATGGCACAAGGTTGGCATCATACATAGATTCAACGAAAGTGAGAAAATATCTGAAAATAATGTACATACCGGCTCAGTTGCTTCGGGTAACATATTCTTGAGCTGATCATTCACAAATTTAACAGCAGCAACATCATCTAGATTTTCAAGGTCATATGCAAACCTTCCAGCACACATATAGACAAGGACTGGTTGCCCCGTTGTCTTGTGAAGATTGAGAAAATAAGCGCATCCATAAGAAGAAGGTGCAACAACTCCTAAGAGCTCTACATTCGGCCAGAAAACTTTATCAAATCGTAAggcaattttgttttcattgcCCACCCCAAGATCAGAAATTGCAGACATTTTCCACTCTGGTAAGGTGGGTTCGAACTCGATCAACTTGGCTTTAAGAACCCCAAGAGGTACGGTTATGATAGCCGCATCTGCAATGAAGTTTCTGCCATCTTCAGTTGTGAGCATCACCTTATTACAACCATTTGATATCTTTGTGACCCTGCTCATAATTTACAGTAGAGTTCAGGCCAAACAgaaaacactcacacaaaaagGATATGTTCACAATAGGATGTGTAATACAAATTTGCAACCAGAGCACTCAAACAGAATAAAACGGTCAACCAAAGCCATATTAAATAAAACAACATGGGGTACAAAGAAGACAATTCTTTTTTATGAGAAACCAAATTTTATGAACAAAAAGAGAACATACAGATCAGAAAACAAATGAGCACTAACTAGCAATTAAACAGATTTATAATTCATCATAAtgaccttttcttttcttttctttttttttgcaaaCCACACACAACCCCCCACCACGCCCCTCCTCTTTTGTTATGCAAGTGACTATTGTGAAGAACACTCGTGGAGAGAGTAGTTTGCAAAAATGGGAGTGCTAATTTCACTCGTtattatttcaatttttaatattttaattatttttatatgaGTATTAGGTGCTACATCATCAAAATATACGAGCAAGTAAAATTTCTCAGAAGTGAGGAAGAGGGTTACATGCCACACTGGAGTTATATAAGATCGTCAAGTCAATACATAGTTTTGATGATTAAGTAAAACACAGGTAGTGCAGTAGTATTTACGTCTGGTCTGCTGCTAGGTAGATGTGCTGTAGTGGCAATCCCAATAGGAGGATTTTTGAGGGAGCAAGGGATGAAGAGGTGGTTCTTCGGTGAAATATTTTGGCAATGACAGATCATATTCTGAATTTAGGAATTATTCTTTACATGTAATCTCTTATGATTCTAACGGTGTACTGTTTTAGCTTGTTTCTTGTTCCATTCGCCCAAACAAGGTCATGTAAATGCATGTTCAGTTATGGGACAGGGGTAAGTACCTGTGACTCAACCGCACATCGATATCTTTTGCAAGAGTCTTTATTATGGGATCATAACCTTCCACCATAAGTCCATGACCACCAGAGAGAACATGCTCCTGTACAACAAGAACCGACAGCCGTGTAAGCCCTCACCAATAGATAACAAGTTCTAGCTGACAGTTTTGCATCCAACCATAAATTTCCAATAAACAGAAACAGACAACATGTTCCTGTACCACCTCTAAACCAACTTAGGTGCCAATGTGGTTTTTGAAAACTGACAACGGTAAAGAGACCACATGGTATTACTCAAATGTTTAAATGCCACATTACTGCCACATCATGTGGTGTTGGAAGTGATACAAAAAAGGTGGTCAGCTTGGCATAGTCCATCAAGGCTATAACAAGAGATTAAGAATATAAACTACACACAAATCCATACATTATGGTTGATGATGCCTCAACAGTAGTGTTAGGGAGGAGGGCGTATTTATCCAAAATATTGATGTTGGCATCAAGAAACTGAAAACTCAAAGAGGTTTCAGTGTCTGGTCTTGCTCATCAGCACAAATTCTAATGCCATTAAAACCAGAACATTCATGATTATAATTTAATTAATGTACACACTTCTCATAtgcctaacaattccataaaatttcatatttggTATCAGAATCTAGAAGCAAATTTGGGAGAACAAAAGAGAGAATTAGTTTAAAAAAGAATTGCAAGGGTGCCAACCAATTGCACCTTCGTGTCAGACAACAATTTCATATTTGGTATCAGAATCTAGAAGCAAATTTGGGAGaacaaaagagagagaattAGTTTCAAAAAGAATTGTAAGGGTGCCAACCAATTGCACCTTCGTGTCAGACAACACACTATCATTAGTTGTTTTCTGTATATCCCCCTGTCATTGTATTTCAAGCACTTTTCTTACTCTAAACAGTCCTGGGGTAATACTAGTCTTGTACATTCTAAAAGGATACTAGAAAGAGGTATTTCTATGATCTATGGACATCAGAACTATATGGTCAACCCAGGAGAATTAATTACAAAAGTTTAGATAGTGCACTACCTGATCCCAGTTTTTCAGTGATATCATATCTGCATCTGCAGCAAACCATGCTTCCATTCGACACATGTACCATTGCAACACTGCTTGAGCAAGTCCTTCTTGTCTGCAGCAGTCAGAAGGTAAACAGCAAGAGTATTAAGATTCAACAGTTGAAGCATCATGCAGTAAAATGTGTATTTCTTCTGTTTATAATACCTTAACTCTGGATGCCTATTCAAGACAATCATTATTGCTTGGTGAACAGACATGTCATCAGTATGTTCATTCCTTACTTTCTCTGTCTACAGAAATCAAACAAGAAAATTTAGTTTAAAGGACTCCCAAAGAGCCAGGTTCATAACTcacaaaaaacaaacaatatcCACTACAAATGTACATCAAAGGTAGGTACCTCAGTGAGAATTCTCTTGAATATATCACCAACTTCAACGACCATCTGCTGAGGAACTTGTTTGCCGTCCATATCGAAAAGCGCAAAGCTAAAACAACATCCAGACATTCAGCACAACAgttcaatttgaatttatacTTGAATTATCAATGCCTGATCTGCTGGAAGATTCTAATTTGAAGTACGAGAAAAATTAAACCATCGATACCGCTTTGTTCTGCTACCTTTCAGATTAAAACTCcagttatatttttttttttttgtcccacaaATATTATGTGCTGAACACTATTAAAAGCATAAACCTCATATGCATTCACAAGAATAGTAATGTAACAAATAAATGATATTTTACCTTTCCAAATCATGATCATACAACACGGAGTTGTCGCCGCTAGTACGATATAAAGTAAGTCCTAGACGGCGTATAAGTGGAGCCAAGGGATTCTCATTGCAAACACCATGTAGCCTGGAACATGTTCAAGACAAAATTAGTTGATAAGAAATTAATGAAAGGTGGattgcttttcattttttcaaatGCAAAGCACAAACTACATGAGGCAGCAGGTCTTTTAAACAAATTGTGGTAAGTAAAGAAAATATCTGTCAGAATTGACAAAAGCAGACATCTGTAGTCAATTGGGGGGGGCGGGCGATTGTGGGAGAGAGAGACAACAACTAATCATATTAGTTATTACATTGAATCTGTCTATTTAACCATCCTGTCTCTTCCCTCAGTTCAACTTGGAGGCATCCTTCATCCTATGTGAATAAGTTGTCAACTCAAGATATAAGTATATTCACCCTATTTGAAATTACATCAGCTAACAAGTTATGGAGACAACACATCCAATAGGAACTAATTCAGTAGTGATCATGTTTCAACAGTCTATAGTATCACAGGAACCACACCACGGATTTGTTTATGAGATATACAACCACAAACCAAAGTATAATAAAAGTAAACGAGAGAGATAAAATTTACCATGATGCTCCCATATCTACTGGACAACCAAATGAGTAATCAGTAAGAATCCGGCCACCGAGTCTATCTTGTGATTCGAGCAATGTCACCTGAAAAACGATGATGATACAAATCTAAGAGGCCAGCGAATACAATTTGTCCATTGTAACAAAAACAAATCGTCTAAGAAGACATGAGTGAGTGAATTGACCTTAAAGGAAGCGTCATGGAGAAGACGAGCCGCTGCAAGACCAGATATACCACCACCAACAACAATAACAGAAGGCCATGATGATGCATTGTGCTGCCTCTCAATGCGAGAAGGAATTGAGTCTGGTCATGACACAAATATAGACATAGTCAGCCATGAATAACAACAACAAACccaataatccaaaatcaacaGTAAATGAAGTGACAGAGACAGAGATCAAATACCGTCAATCAAATCAGTAAAGAAC
This region includes:
- the LOC133723843 gene encoding polyamine oxidase 5-like, with protein sequence MDPKDPFFTDLIDDSIPSRIERQHNASSWPSVIVVGGGISGLAAARLLHDASFKVTLLESQDRLGGRILTDYSFGCPVDMGASWLHGVCNENPLAPLIRRLGLTLYRTSGDNSVLYDHDLESFALFDMDGKQVPQQMVVEVGDIFKRILTETEKVRNEHTDDMSVHQAIMIVLNRHPELRQEGLAQAVLQWYMCRMEAWFAADADMISLKNWDQEHVLSGGHGLMVEGYDPIIKTLAKDIDVRLSHRVTKISNGCNKVMLTTEDGRNFIADAAIITVPLGVLKAKLIEFEPTLPEWKMSAISDLGVGNENKIALRFDKVFWPNVELLGVVAPSSYGCAYFLNLHKTTGQPVLVYMCAGRFAYDLENLDDVAAVKFVNDQLKNMLPEATEPVQYLVSHWGTDLNSLGCYSLDLVGKPADVYERLRAPLGNLFFGGEAVSMDHQGSVHGAYAAGLMAAENCQNHLLEKLGRLEKLQCAYVGDEVLEAIVPLQISRI